In one Aromatoleum aromaticum EbN1 genomic region, the following are encoded:
- a CDS encoding arsenate reductase ArsC, with the protein MRDTPYNVLFISTGNAARSIIAEVVLNHVGDGRFRAFSAGSRPLGHVHPRTLEVLSSEGYDVAGVRSKSWSEFATDEAPQMDFIFTVCDKAAGEVCPVWPGQPITAHWSFPDPAAVEGDGDKLARAFTNAVAQIARRIRLFLSLPMETIERMSLQSMLREFGHE; encoded by the coding sequence ATGCGTGACACCCCGTATAACGTGCTGTTCATATCTACCGGAAATGCAGCCCGCAGCATCATCGCTGAGGTAGTCCTTAACCATGTTGGGGACGGTCGCTTCCGGGCCTTCAGCGCTGGCAGTCGGCCCCTGGGGCACGTGCATCCGCGGACGCTCGAAGTCCTTTCGAGCGAGGGGTACGACGTTGCAGGTGTGCGCAGCAAGAGCTGGTCGGAGTTCGCTACGGACGAGGCGCCCCAAATGGACTTCATTTTCACGGTTTGCGACAAGGCGGCCGGGGAGGTGTGCCCGGTATGGCCCGGCCAGCCGATCACCGCCCATTGGAGCTTTCCAGACCCCGCTGCGGTCGAAGGCGACGGCGACAAGCTGGCCCGCGCGTTCACGAACGCAGTCGCCCAGATCGCCCGCCGCATCCGCCTTTTCCTGAGCCTTCCGATGGAGACGATCGAGCGCATGTCGCTGCAATCAATGCTTCGCGAGTTTGGCCACGAGTGA
- a CDS encoding PEP-utilizing enzyme, giving the protein MKRLTQRGARASHAAVVARQLETVCLVGRENLVIDEDGSGVQLGGLTLRQGDRLTLDGNDGAGLRRRNAGAGARATRTRRAPQPAARDFALEAGMNVSRHARVRNRGL; this is encoded by the coding sequence GTGAAGAGGCTCACTCAACGTGGCGCGCGCGCTTCGCATGCCGCGGTCGTCGCGCGCCAACTTGAGACGGTCTGTCTCGTGGGACGCGAAAACCTCGTCATCGACGAGGACGGTAGCGGGGTACAGTTGGGCGGACTGACGCTGAGGCAGGGCGACAGGCTCACACTCGACGGCAACGATGGCGCGGGTTTACGCCGGCGCAATGCGGGTGCAGGAGCACGTGCCACACGAACTCGTCGAGCGCCTCAACCGGCTGCGCGGGACTTTGCACTTGAAGCAGGCATGAATGTTTCACGGCATGCTCGTGTCCGGAATCGAGGCCTCTAA